A region of Rhodamnia argentea isolate NSW1041297 chromosome 9, ASM2092103v1, whole genome shotgun sequence DNA encodes the following proteins:
- the LOC115752932 gene encoding 50S ribosomal protein L34, chloroplastic, giving the protein MASTAILSSSCSLSLGSKARGPCASLTFLTGSRGNNAPSSVNFARTTARSPLLRCSFLPSSSPLSSPNSFSGSSLTLNFNFHLGTTTEKRRGLVVRAGKPALCLTKRNRSRKSLARTHGFRRRMRTTSGRAILKRRRAKGRWVLCPKSNSNSGKRS; this is encoded by the exons atggcTTCCACAGCGATCCTCTCGTCTTCTTGCTCGCTCTCTCTGGGGAGCAAAGCTCGAGGTCCCTGCGCTTCCCTCACCTTCCTCACGGGCTCGAGAGGGAACAACGCTCCTTCTTCGGTGAACTTCGCGAGGACCACGGCTCGCTCGCCTCTGCTTCGCTGCTCTTTCTTGCCCTCCTcgtctcctctctcttccccgAACTCCTTCTCTG GTTCGTCTTTGACGTTGAACTTCAACTTTCATCTTGGAACCACTACGGAGAAACGCCGTGGCCTGGTGGTGAGAGCTGGGAAGCCTGCGCTTTGCCTAACAAAAAGGAACAGATCGAGGAAATCTCTGGCTCGAACCCATGGCTTTCGCAGGAGGATGAGGACTACGAGTGGAAGAGCAATTTTGAAGCGCAGACGTGCCAAGGGACGATGGGTCCTTTGCCCCAAGTCGAATTCAAATAGTGGCAAACGTTCTTGA